A stretch of the Desulforamulus ferrireducens genome encodes the following:
- the argJ gene encoding bifunctional glutamate N-acetyltransferase/amino-acid acetyltransferase ArgJ has protein sequence MTTNCQVISGGVTAPRGFSASGVSAGLKKNNKLDLALLFSETPAAAAGVYTTNLVQAAPLVLTRQRISAGGLARAVIINAGNANACTGARGLPDAQASTQAVATALGIPEEQVLVASTGVIGVPLPVKKIIGAVPQAVASLSKENHAAASQAIMTTDLVPKEYAVQLEIGEKLVTIGGMAKGSGMIHPNMATMLAFVTTDAVISHGVLQQALKQVVDSSFNMITVDGDTSTNDMLIALANGQAGNQEILPATAEYQLFYQGLLEVCTALAKMIARDGEGATRLIEVTVKGAPSRQDAQRAARSVAGSNLFKAAVFGKDANWGRILCALGYSGASFDPTKVDIFIGEVQVAKDGGALEFDEDKAQVMLSQDPVHVFVNLKSGDGSATAWGCDLTYDYVRINGSYRT, from the coding sequence ATGACCACTAACTGTCAAGTGATATCCGGTGGGGTTACTGCCCCCCGGGGATTTTCAGCCAGCGGCGTGTCTGCTGGCTTAAAGAAAAATAATAAACTGGACCTGGCCTTGCTGTTTTCTGAAACACCTGCGGCAGCGGCGGGGGTATACACCACCAACCTGGTGCAAGCCGCCCCGCTGGTTCTGACTCGTCAGCGAATATCCGCAGGGGGATTGGCCCGGGCTGTGATTATTAATGCCGGTAACGCCAATGCTTGTACCGGCGCCAGGGGTTTACCCGATGCTCAGGCCAGTACCCAGGCGGTGGCCACTGCCCTGGGTATTCCGGAGGAGCAAGTGCTGGTGGCGTCCACCGGGGTGATCGGGGTACCCCTGCCGGTGAAAAAAATTATTGGTGCTGTACCCCAGGCGGTGGCGTCCCTAAGTAAAGAAAACCATGCTGCCGCCAGCCAGGCTATTATGACCACAGACCTGGTGCCCAAGGAATATGCCGTGCAGCTAGAAATAGGGGAAAAGTTAGTTACCATCGGAGGTATGGCCAAAGGATCAGGGATGATTCATCCTAATATGGCTACCATGCTGGCCTTTGTTACCACCGATGCAGTCATTAGCCACGGTGTGCTGCAACAGGCCCTCAAGCAAGTGGTGGATAGTTCCTTTAATATGATTACCGTGGACGGGGATACCAGCACTAACGATATGCTCATTGCCCTGGCCAACGGTCAGGCTGGTAATCAAGAAATTTTACCCGCCACGGCAGAGTACCAACTTTTCTATCAAGGATTACTGGAGGTATGTACCGCCCTGGCCAAAATGATTGCCCGGGACGGCGAAGGAGCCACCCGTCTCATTGAGGTAACGGTTAAGGGTGCTCCCAGCCGGCAGGATGCCCAAAGGGCGGCTCGCTCGGTGGCCGGGTCCAATTTGTTTAAGGCGGCGGTCTTTGGCAAGGATGCCAACTGGGGCCGTATCCTTTGTGCCTTGGGTTATTCCGGGGCCTCCTTCGACCCAACCAAGGTAGATATTTTTATCGGCGAGGTACAAGTGGCTAAGGATGGCGGCGCCCTGGAGTTTGATGAAGATAAGGCTCAGGTAATGCTCAGCCAAGATCCGGTTCATGTTTTTGTTAACTTAAAATCCGGGGATGGCAGTGCCACTGCCTGGGGCTGTGATTTGACCTATGATTATGTGAGGATTAATGGCAGTTATCGGACCTAA
- the argB gene encoding acetylglutamate kinase has translation MQSALEKARVLVEALPYIKKFYGKTVVIKYGGHAMLNSELKQAVITDLVLMKFVGINPVVVHGGGPDITGMLKRLGIESQFVGGLRVTDSSTMEVVEMVLGKLNKEIVALINQLGGRGIGLSGKDANLITATKKLGKDQADIGFVGEVAKINPQLLKTVIDEGYIPVISPVGIGPEGETYNINGDTAAGALAAALQADKLIILTDVEGILADPKDKTSLISVIEAADIPSLIEQGIIQGGMIPKVECCVKAIQSGVTTTHILDGRVPHAILLEVFTDQGIGTMVK, from the coding sequence ATGCAATCTGCCTTAGAAAAAGCCCGTGTCCTGGTGGAGGCACTGCCCTATATCAAGAAATTTTACGGTAAAACGGTGGTTATCAAGTATGGCGGTCATGCCATGCTCAACAGTGAATTGAAGCAAGCGGTTATCACCGACCTGGTGCTAATGAAATTTGTCGGTATCAATCCGGTGGTGGTTCACGGGGGCGGCCCGGACATCACCGGCATGTTAAAAAGACTGGGTATTGAATCCCAGTTTGTGGGCGGTCTGCGGGTAACCGACTCCTCCACCATGGAAGTGGTGGAAATGGTACTGGGTAAGCTGAATAAAGAAATTGTTGCTCTGATTAACCAGCTAGGGGGGCGGGGGATTGGGCTGTCCGGTAAGGATGCCAACCTCATCACCGCCACCAAAAAGCTGGGTAAGGATCAAGCGGATATTGGCTTTGTGGGGGAAGTGGCCAAAATTAACCCACAGCTATTGAAAACCGTCATTGACGAGGGCTATATTCCGGTTATCTCCCCGGTGGGAATAGGTCCGGAGGGTGAAACCTATAACATTAACGGCGATACGGCTGCCGGTGCCTTAGCCGCTGCCTTACAGGCCGATAAGCTAATTATTCTCACCGATGTGGAGGGTATCCTGGCGGATCCAAAGGATAAAACGTCTTTAATATCTGTCATTGAAGCCGCGGATATACCCTCTCTTATAGAACAGGGAATCATCCAAGGGGGCATGATTCCCAAGGTGGAGTGCTGTGTCAAAGCCATTCAAAGTGGGGTTACCACCACCCACATTCTGGACGGACGGGTACCCCACGCTATCTTACTGGAGGTATTTACGGACCAAGGGATCGGTACCATGGTCAAATAA
- a CDS encoding acetylornithine transaminase, which produces MNNQEIVSMGQQYVMNTYGRLPMALVKGEGAWVWDADGRQFLDFVGGLAVNSLGHAHPKVAEAVCQQVHKLLHCSNLYWIEQQVKLAKVLVENSCAHKAFFCNSGAEANEGAIKLARKYAKLHLGPDKYEIITATNSFHGRTLATITATGQDKYQKGFDPLPEGFRYVPYNDLAALQESIGPHTCAIMLEPVQGEGGVIPATPAYLEGVQALCREKGLLLIFDEVQCGLGRTGKLFAYQHYQVEPDIITLAKALAGGFPIGALLAKEHVAVAFQPGDHASTFGGNPLACAAALAAMETLLQDGLLANTQQVGQYFVDKLKQLAEKYTFVQEVRGMGLMLGMELTIPGKDIVARCLEQGLLINCTNGNVLRFLPPLIITEQQVDQAIEILDQAMRLV; this is translated from the coding sequence ATGAATAATCAAGAGATAGTATCAATGGGACAGCAATATGTGATGAATACCTACGGACGGTTGCCCATGGCCTTGGTGAAGGGGGAAGGGGCCTGGGTTTGGGATGCCGATGGACGGCAGTTTTTAGATTTTGTCGGTGGTCTGGCGGTCAATTCCCTGGGTCACGCCCACCCCAAAGTGGCCGAGGCTGTTTGTCAGCAGGTGCATAAGCTTTTACACTGCTCCAATCTTTATTGGATTGAACAGCAGGTCAAGCTGGCCAAGGTACTGGTGGAAAATTCCTGTGCCCACAAGGCCTTTTTCTGTAACAGTGGGGCCGAGGCGAACGAAGGAGCCATTAAACTGGCCCGTAAATATGCCAAACTTCATTTGGGACCTGATAAATATGAAATTATTACTGCCACCAATTCCTTCCACGGACGTACCCTGGCCACCATCACAGCCACCGGTCAGGATAAATATCAAAAGGGCTTCGACCCCCTGCCCGAGGGTTTTCGCTATGTGCCCTACAACGACCTGGCCGCCCTCCAAGAGAGCATCGGCCCGCACACCTGTGCCATCATGCTGGAGCCGGTGCAAGGTGAAGGGGGAGTCATCCCGGCCACGCCGGCTTATCTGGAGGGCGTGCAGGCATTATGCCGGGAAAAGGGTCTGCTGCTGATTTTTGATGAAGTACAGTGTGGTCTGGGGCGGACCGGCAAGCTTTTCGCCTACCAGCATTATCAGGTGGAACCGGATATTATTACCCTGGCCAAAGCCTTGGCTGGCGGCTTCCCCATTGGGGCCTTGTTAGCCAAGGAGCATGTGGCAGTGGCTTTCCAACCTGGGGATCATGCCAGTACCTTTGGCGGTAATCCCTTAGCCTGTGCCGCTGCTCTGGCTGCCATGGAAACACTGCTGCAGGACGGCCTGCTGGCCAACACCCAGCAGGTGGGTCAATATTTTGTTGACAAACTAAAGCAATTGGCAGAAAAATATACCTTTGTCCAAGAAGTTAGGGGTATGGGTCTCATGCTGGGCATGGAATTGACCATCCCAGGCAAGGACATTGTGGCCCGCTGTCTGGAGCAGGGGTTACTGATCAACTGTACCAATGGTAATGTACTAAGATTTCTGCCACCGCTCATTATTACCGAGCAACAGGTGGATCAAGCCATCGAGATATTAGATCAAGCTATGCGGCTTGTTTAA